The Planktothrix tepida PCC 9214 genome has a segment encoding these proteins:
- a CDS encoding type II toxin-antitoxin system RelE/ParE family toxin: MGYQVVWSPQAIDDIDAIAAYIARDSISYAAAVVQRIIEVTRNLRLSPEAGIIVQEFGDETIREQFAYTYRIIYQIQDDIVTIAAVIHGKTLLKFELSQQ; encoded by the coding sequence ATGGGTTATCAAGTAGTTTGGTCGCCTCAAGCCATTGATGATATTGATGCAATTGCTGCTTACATTGCACGAGATTCAATTTCTTATGCGGCGGCGGTTGTCCAAAGAATCATTGAAGTTACACGGAACTTGAGATTATCTCCTGAAGCGGGAATTATTGTTCAAGAATTTGGCGACGAAACCATCCGTGAACAATTTGCTTACACCTACCGAATCATTTATCAAATCCAAGACGACATTGTTACCATTGCCGCCGTGATTCACGGTAAAACGTTATTAAAATTTGAATTGAGTCAGCAGTAA
- a CDS encoding Uma2 family endonuclease produces the protein MLASKLETLLNPEENLQGSEVRYITDKVTWQYYERLLTQLQDSLEFRLTYLDGILEVMSPSRNHESIKTRIGDLLLIYFLETNTEYYPTGSMTLRNPEQRGGTEPDESYCIGSNKEIPDLAIEVIITSGGINRLEVYQRLGVREVWFWQNNQFQVYHFRSETIEQFQQTSGYELIKNSELLPSLNLTVLAEFVQHPNPLIAAKSFRQTLNE, from the coding sequence ATGTTAGCTAGTAAACTCGAAACATTACTTAATCCTGAAGAAAATTTACAAGGTTCCGAGGTTCGTTACATCACAGATAAGGTGACTTGGCAATATTATGAAAGGTTATTAACTCAATTACAAGATAGTTTGGAGTTTCGCTTGACCTATTTAGATGGAATTTTAGAAGTTATGTCACCCAGTCGCAATCATGAAAGTATTAAAACCCGAATTGGGGATTTATTACTCATTTATTTTTTAGAAACAAATACCGAATATTATCCCACAGGTTCCATGACCTTGCGGAACCCAGAACAAAGAGGTGGAACTGAACCGGATGAAAGTTATTGTATTGGAAGCAATAAAGAAATTCCTGATTTAGCGATAGAAGTTATCATTACCAGTGGTGGAATTAATCGCTTAGAAGTTTATCAAAGATTGGGAGTCCGTGAAGTGTGGTTTTGGCAAAATAATCAGTTTCAAGTTTATCATTTTCGGTCTGAAACTATAGAACAATTTCAGCAAACATCAGGCTATGAATTAATCAAAAATAGTGAACTGCTTCCCTCTCTCAATTTAACCGTATTAGCGGAATTTGTACAACATCCTAATCCTTTAATTGCAGCAAAATCATTCCGTCAAACCTTAAATGAGTAA
- a CDS encoding NAD-dependent epimerase/dehydratase family protein, which produces MKKRIFITGASGCIGHYIVEKLIQNTEHELFLLVRNPDKLGFNYKYRPDIHILQGNLRDINQFKDLLSTINIAILIATAWGGYQEVLEINVKANLELVKLLNPKICEQILYFSTASILDQNNNLLPEAGEIGTDYIRTKYECLQELLKITPQIPPLRVLFPTLVLGGEDNKPYSHLSGGISDVVKWINLIRWFQADASFHFIHAADIATVVYYLVNHPPISQETEQFVLGNPEITLNQAVETACQYYQKPIYFRLNLSPRLANFFIWLFKIQMADWDRFCLDYRHFTYQNPVHPAVYDLPGYCATFTDVLKLSQIKN; this is translated from the coding sequence ATGAAAAAACGAATTTTTATTACAGGTGCGAGTGGTTGTATTGGTCATTATATTGTAGAGAAATTAATTCAAAATACCGAACATGAATTATTTTTATTAGTTAGAAATCCTGATAAATTAGGTTTTAATTATAAGTATCGTCCCGATATTCATATTCTTCAAGGTAATTTAAGAGACATCAATCAATTTAAAGATTTATTATCTACTATTAATATAGCGATTTTAATTGCTACAGCTTGGGGGGGATATCAAGAGGTTTTAGAGATTAATGTTAAAGCTAATTTAGAATTAGTAAAATTATTAAATCCTAAAATTTGTGAACAAATATTATATTTTTCAACGGCTAGTATTTTAGATCAAAATAATAATTTATTACCCGAAGCAGGCGAAATTGGCACGGATTATATTAGAACTAAATATGAATGTTTACAGGAATTACTCAAAATAACGCCTCAGATTCCTCCGTTAAGGGTATTATTTCCGACTTTAGTATTAGGAGGAGAGGATAATAAACCCTATTCCCATTTATCAGGAGGTATTTCTGATGTGGTTAAATGGATTAATTTAATTCGATGGTTTCAAGCCGATGCGAGTTTTCATTTTATTCATGCTGCTGATATTGCAACAGTGGTATATTATTTAGTGAATCATCCTCCTATTTCCCAGGAAACAGAACAATTTGTTTTAGGAAATCCAGAAATAACCTTAAATCAAGCTGTAGAAACCGCTTGTCAATATTATCAGAAACCCATTTATTTCCGCTTGAATTTATCACCGAGATTAGCAAACTTTTTTATCTGGCTATTTAAAATACAAATGGCAGACTGGGATAGATTTTGCCTCGATTATCGCCATTTTACCTATCAAAATCCTGTTCATCCTGCGGTGTATGATTTACCCGGCTATTGTGCAACCTTTACGGATGTTTTAAAATTAAGTCAAATTAAAAATTAG
- the hemE gene encoding uroporphyrinogen decarboxylase yields the protein MTEPTQIPYLLRAARGEKLDRPPVWMMRQAGRYMKAYRDLREKYPSFRERSEKTDIAVEISLQPFRAFQPDGVILFSDILTPLPGIGINFDIIESKGPIIDPPIRSLEQVEKLHPIEPEESLPFIREILQTLRREVGNQAAVLGFVGAPWTLAAYAIEGKSSKDYAVIKKMAFSEPAILHKFLEKVADAIAVYVRYQIDSGAQVIQMFDSWAGQLSPQDYEVFALPYQKRVVDQVKQTHPDTPLILYISGSSGLLERIAKTGFDFVSVDWMVDMADARQRLGQNIGVQGNLDPCILFGSKDMIRDRILDTIKKAGNRGHILNLGHGVLQNTPEENVAYFFETAKQADQLLSVHA from the coding sequence ATGACCGAACCGACCCAAATTCCCTATCTGTTGCGTGCTGCTCGTGGTGAAAAACTGGATCGTCCCCCCGTGTGGATGATGCGACAGGCGGGTCGCTATATGAAAGCATATCGTGATCTACGGGAAAAATACCCTTCCTTCCGGGAACGCTCTGAAAAAACAGATATCGCCGTTGAAATTTCCCTGCAACCCTTCCGCGCCTTTCAACCGGATGGCGTGATTTTGTTTTCTGATATTTTAACGCCTCTACCTGGAATTGGCATTAATTTCGATATTATCGAAAGCAAAGGGCCTATTATTGATCCGCCCATTCGCAGTTTAGAACAAGTTGAAAAACTGCATCCTATTGAACCGGAAGAAAGCTTACCTTTTATTCGGGAAATTCTGCAAACGTTACGGCGGGAAGTGGGAAATCAAGCTGCTGTTTTAGGGTTTGTAGGTGCGCCTTGGACGTTAGCGGCTTATGCTATTGAAGGTAAAAGTTCTAAAGATTATGCTGTAATTAAAAAAATGGCATTTTCTGAACCTGCAATTTTGCATAAATTCTTAGAAAAAGTTGCAGATGCGATCGCTGTTTATGTGCGTTATCAAATTGATTCTGGCGCGCAAGTGATTCAAATGTTTGATTCTTGGGCGGGTCAATTAAGCCCCCAAGATTATGAAGTTTTTGCCCTTCCTTATCAAAAACGAGTAGTTGATCAAGTCAAACAAACTCATCCTGATACGCCTTTAATTCTTTATATTAGTGGGAGTTCGGGATTATTAGAACGAATTGCTAAAACCGGGTTTGATTTTGTCAGCGTTGACTGGATGGTTGATATGGCGGATGCACGTCAACGTTTGGGTCAAAATATTGGGGTTCAAGGAAATCTTGATCCTTGTATTTTATTCGGCTCAAAAGACATGATTCGTGATCGCATTTTAGATACTATTAAAAAAGCGGGAAATCGAGGTCATATCCTCAATTTAGGGCATGGTGTACTTCAAAATACCCCCGAAGAAAACGTTGCTTATTTCTTTGAAACAGCAAAACAAGCGGATCAATTATTAAGCGTTCACGCCTAA
- a CDS encoding pentapeptide repeat-containing protein: MTSPTVGRDTDQSQSPSSWPEVSSKPVPFWVRRWGAFVAEVSLVAVSGLIPFTLGVVSNRSDQPVPLNPVVRVTSQTVAATLGIPVRDRSPKVAPLTNLLWSGALLLPLVVGGWQLYLLAKRGQTLPKLWFGVQVINPNGFPPGWGRALRRELIGRWGIPFAIAYGLWQVTGAYPNLLILGALSGATLLGDALIAKRFQGRTGHDLLAGTSVQEAPPILVFNPFTNYDWIAEDDAVHAIVLNPETPKSEFNLWAWMRQHPGLTLIIVSSASMAAVLGTFVGTQIYIQNQANRREFQQQDNEVFLALVSKLSPNASTNVDQKRGAILALGAIKDPRAIPLLVDLLAQEQNPVLIDVIQQALVSTGPEALPDLRKLNQALKNDLDSMQFGAENQEKLLTGQRQQATQRAISKILKVYGGFVYNVDLSRIDLGQNTTPPVQFTLVLEQTDLSGINFKNTSLTKASLKNSRFASAGEDGRLGTFDDWISDLSGADLTEADLTGAFLSNTLLKYSNFLKSNLNKANLSEADLTGANFSSAKLLGSNFQQANLTDAKFTGAELSSANFSNGNLKLARFSEAKAPGANFQSGNLKQANFKNADLSAVNFTGANLQEADLTSAQLTGSNFKNARLQDANLKNTNLSLVNFQGAKLDGTNFKGAIFVSPQQNKSDQFISKPDETAQSNRLKNVDFSNAINLDETQIKYICAQGGIHPDCPPPEGKK; this comes from the coding sequence CTGGCCAGAGGTTTCATCCAAGCCTGTACCCTTTTGGGTTCGGCGTTGGGGGGCGTTTGTGGCGGAGGTTTCCTTAGTTGCGGTCAGTGGGTTAATTCCCTTTACCCTGGGCGTTGTCTCCAACCGCAGTGATCAACCCGTCCCTCTGAATCCCGTTGTGCGGGTGACATCCCAAACCGTTGCGGCGACTTTAGGAATTCCAGTCCGTGATCGCAGTCCCAAAGTAGCCCCCTTAACGAATCTATTGTGGTCGGGTGCATTACTTTTACCCCTGGTTGTGGGAGGGTGGCAACTTTATCTATTAGCCAAACGGGGTCAAACCTTACCTAAATTGTGGTTTGGGGTACAAGTGATTAATCCGAATGGTTTTCCCCCAGGATGGGGACGGGCACTCCGTCGAGAATTAATCGGACGTTGGGGAATTCCATTCGCCATTGCTTATGGTCTTTGGCAAGTCACGGGGGCCTATCCCAATTTATTAATTTTAGGGGCTTTATCCGGTGCCACTTTATTAGGAGATGCGTTGATCGCGAAACGATTTCAAGGTCGGACTGGACATGATTTATTAGCAGGAACTTCCGTACAAGAAGCCCCCCCTATTTTAGTGTTTAATCCCTTTACTAATTATGATTGGATCGCAGAAGATGATGCGGTTCATGCCATTGTTCTTAACCCAGAGACCCCAAAATCGGAGTTTAATTTATGGGCGTGGATGCGTCAACATCCAGGATTAACCTTAATTATTGTCAGTAGTGCCAGTATGGCAGCCGTCTTAGGAACCTTTGTCGGGACTCAAATTTATATTCAAAATCAAGCCAATCGTCGAGAATTTCAACAACAGGATAACGAAGTTTTTCTGGCTTTAGTCAGTAAATTATCCCCCAATGCCTCCACGAATGTAGACCAAAAACGAGGAGCAATTTTAGCGTTAGGTGCGATTAAAGATCCCCGTGCAATTCCCTTATTAGTGGATTTATTAGCTCAGGAACAAAACCCCGTCTTAATTGATGTTATCCAACAAGCATTAGTTAGTACCGGCCCAGAAGCCTTACCGGATTTAAGAAAATTAAATCAAGCTCTGAAAAATGATTTAGATTCGATGCAATTTGGAGCAGAAAATCAAGAAAAACTTTTAACGGGACAGCGACAACAAGCCACCCAACGAGCAATCAGTAAAATTCTGAAAGTTTATGGTGGTTTTGTTTATAATGTTGATTTAAGTCGGATTGATTTAGGACAAAATACAACCCCACCCGTTCAATTTACTTTGGTTTTAGAACAAACCGATTTATCGGGAATTAACTTTAAAAATACTAGCCTGACGAAAGCCAGCTTGAAAAATAGTCGATTTGCAAGTGCGGGTGAAGATGGACGGTTGGGAACCTTTGATGATTGGATTTCAGATTTAAGTGGGGCTGATTTAACGGAAGCTGATTTAACAGGGGCGTTCTTAAGTAATACTCTGTTAAAATACAGTAACTTTTTAAAATCGAATCTTAATAAAGCTAATTTATCGGAAGCTGATTTAACGGGAGCTAATTTCAGCAGTGCTAAATTATTAGGATCAAATTTCCAACAAGCGAATTTGACGGATGCCAAATTTACAGGTGCGGAATTATCCAGTGCTAATTTCTCGAATGGAAATTTAAAGTTAGCTCGTTTCAGTGAAGCCAAAGCCCCTGGTGCAAATTTTCAATCGGGAAATTTAAAACAAGCTAACTTTAAAAATGCTGACCTATCGGCGGTTAATTTTACGGGAGCAAATTTGCAAGAAGCCGACTTGACATCCGCTCAACTCACGGGTTCTAACTTCAAAAATGCCCGCTTGCAAGATGCTAATCTAAAAAATACTAATTTAAGCTTAGTTAATTTTCAAGGAGCCAAATTAGACGGAACCAATTTTAAAGGCGCAATCTTTGTTTCTCCTCAACAAAATAAATCCGATCAATTTATTTCTAAACCTGACGAAACTGCTCAATCAAACCGTCTCAAAAATGTAGATTTTAGCAACGCAATTAATTTGGATGAGACCCAAATTAAATACATTTGCGCTCAAGGCGGCATTCACCCCGACTGTCCACCGCCAGAAGGGAAGAAATAG